The nucleotide window GTTCCTCCTCTTATTGATTGTGTAATGATTCTTAAAAGATGATCATTTGTGGTATGAATACCATACGTTATCATCTTCTATGAGTCCTGTTCAGGCTCTCCATGATTCTGTCAAGTTGTGTCATCTGGATGACTGCAGCCGTCATGCTGACGGTTGTTTTAGGTGCAGTCGCTCTTGCTGCCGCGGCTTTTTCTCTTTCTGCGGCACGTTTTTCCCGGATTGCCTGTTCTTCTGCTTCACGTTTGTTTACAGCGTCTTTTTCAGCCTTTTTTTCAGCTTCTATTTTCGCTTTGGCTTCGGCTTCAGCCTTTGCCTTTGCAGCTTCTTCAGCTTTGGCTTTTGCTTCTGCATCAGCCTTTGCTTTTGCTTCCAGGTCGGCTTTGGCTTTGGCATCGGCTTCAGCCTTTGCTTTAGCTTCTGCTGCCGGATCTATAGCAGGTTCTGCAGCAGCTTCTTTGGGAGCAGCAGCGGTTTCAGCTTTAGGTGCGGCTGCTTTCGGTGCCGGCGCTGCAGCTGCTTTGGGTGCTTCTTTTTTAGCGGGAGCTGCTTTTTTAGCAGGAGCTGCTTTTTTCTCTTCCTCAATTGTGAGGTCAGCTTCCGGTGACATGGCTGCAAAATCAATCTCAACATCATCAAGCCGTTTGGTAATTGGAGCAACGTCCATTGCAGAACCGCCGTCGGAGATCAAATCAATGAATGACTTTGCAAGTTTGATGGACTCGGGATGACGCATTATCAATATGCTGGAACCGGCCAGAAGATAGGATACTGCACCGACAGCTTCCATCAGAATAGCTCTTCTTTCAGGATCACCCAGTTCAGGTGCATCTGCAACCGTCTGTTTGGCTTCTTTACATTTCCAGACTTCATTTCCAAGGTTGTTGATCATGGGATTCTGGAGTTTGTCATCACCCTGGGTCATGGCTGCCTGTGTGAGGCGTTCCATTACTGAGTAGGAATATTCAAGACCGTATCCCAATCCGCCTGTGGTGGGATCGACAATTACTTTGTCAAGGGACATTCCAAGGTTTTCAAGAAGAATGTTAACCTGTTTGGCAAGGTTGACATCAATGGGAGAGGAGGAAATGATTGTGTGCCCATATCCCATGGCAGCAGCACCAATCCCTTTGTGGTTTTTTTCTTCTACCGGACCTATGATCAGGTTTTCACCCTCACACACCTCGGATATTTTTTTCAATACTTCTTCATCCTTGGCAGGGACGGCACATCCCCAGATAATCAGGGGAACATTGATTGCAGCTAAGACATTTTTAACGGTGGCTGCTGCATCATCCGCACTGGCATCCTTGTCATTCGGATCTGTGCTTTTTAATTGCAGAACAATGGCTTGGGCACCATATTCTTCAACGCATTTTTTTGCCCATGCCGCAGTGTCGGACACTACGTCTTTGAACGGTGCAAGGGCTGCTTCCGGCCAGTCTTCGGGGGTTATGTCCCAAATTTCCATTGCAATAACTGGTTTATTGGGCATATCTCCTTCGAACTGGTAGAAAGGATAACTGGTTTGGCCGCCGACGGTAAGGGTATTATCACCTTTTCCTATGGTGATGCCTTTGATACTGCCGGCATAGCTTTCTTTGGTTATTTCAAATCCCACTTTTACCTCCTAAGATTAAAGATAGTTATGAGTTGGGGGGGGTTAAGATTAAACTGACAGGACTTTATCAGAAAAGGACAAATACGAAATGGAAGAGCCAAATCAAACTCAGACAACACTAAATTGATATATAGTCCCATATAAATGTCCTTCATAATACACTTAAATTAATTATAATCAGGATATGATTTATAATCTGTAACTTTTTTTGTCAATAGATGAGTTGATTTAATGGTTTTTTGATTCAATCTCCAAAAACCTTTATGTGGCAGGCATTTTAAAGAATTCTTATAAGGGGCTAAATGGTTGAATGGAATTTAATTAATAAATTTTAATTGTGTCAGCGAAAAAAGTTGATTTTTTATATTTTATTTAATAGGTAGGATGTTCAGTTAGAATTTTTGATCAATAAAGTATATATTTGTTTCATCATTATTATACTGGCTCATGTTTTGAGTCCACAGCAATAAAAAAAGGAGTAAATCATGGCTTTAGATCCAACCAAACATTTAGATTGGGAAATTGCAGAAGATGCAGAAAAAACAATGCTGAAAATTTCTGAAATTGGTGAAAAACTGGGATTGACAAAAGAAGAACTTCTTCCCCAGGGTCACTATATTGCAAAAATAGATTTCCAGAAAGTACTTGAACGTCTTAAGGATAAACCCGACGGAAAATACATTGATGTAACCGCAATTACACCTACACCGCTTGGTGAAGGCAAGTCAACGTCTTCCATGGGGCTTGTCCAGGGGCTTGGTAAACTTGGAAAAAACGTTTGTGCTGCCATTCGTCAGCCCTCCGGTGGCCCTACCATGAATATCAAGGGATCTGCAGCCGGCGGCGGTCTGGCACAATGTATCCCTTTGACCCCGTTTTCACTTGGTTTCACCGGCGACATCAACGCCATTATGAATGCCCATAACCTGGCAATGGTTGCTTTGACCTCCCGTCTGCAGCATGAAAGAAATTATACTGATGAGCAGTTGGAAAGATTGTCCGGTATGAAAAGAATCGATATTGATCCCACAAAAGTTGAAATGGGATGGATTATGGATTTCTGCTGCCAGGCATTAAGAAACATCATTATCGGTATTGACGGTGTAAATGGCAAATCTGACGGTTTCATGATGAAATCAAAATTCGGTATTGCGGTTTCCTCTGAGGTAATGGCTATTCTTGCCATGGCCAATGATCTTAAAGATATGCGTGAAAGAATGGGCAAAATCGTTGTGGCCTATACCAAGAAAGGTAAACCTGTAACAACTGAAGATCTTCAGGTCGCCGGTGCCATGACAGCCTGGATGGTGGAGGCACTGAAACCTTCTTTGATGCAGACCCTTGAAGGACAACCGGTTATTGTTCATGCAGGACCGTTTGCCAATATCGCCATTGGTCAAAGTTCCATTCTTGCAGATAAGGTTGGTCTGAAACTCGCTGACTATCATGTTACGGAATCCGGTTTTGGAGCGGACATTGGTTTTGAAAAATTCTGGAATCTCAAATGCCGTTATTCAGGCCTTAAACCGGATTGTGCTGTTGTTGTCGCAACTATCAGGGCACTTAAATGCCATGGTGGTGCTCCTGTGCCTGTTCCCGGAAAACCCATGCCTGAAGAATACAGCACGGAAAATGTGGAATGGGTTGCCAAAGGATGCGCCAACCTGATTCACCATATTAGAAATGTCAGAAAAGCAGGTATTTCTCCTGTTGTCTGTATTAATGCATTTTATACAGATACGGACGCAGAAATCGCAAAAGTGCGTGAACTGAGTGAAGCAGAAGGTGCAAGAGTGGCCCTTTCCCGTCATTGGGAACAAGGTGGAGACGGTGCAATTGAATTTGCTGAAACCGTTATCGAAGCCTGTGAAGAGAAAACAGAATTTAAATTTCTTTATGAACTTGATATGCCGATTAAAGAAAGAATTGAGCTTATTGCCAAAGAAGTTTATGGTGCTGACGGTGTTGATTATTCAGCAGAAGCCGAACAATCTCTTGCCAGAATCCAGGCTGATCCTGAACTGGCTGGCCTTGGCATGTGCATGGTTAAAACTCATCTGTCTTTGTCTGACAATCCTACACTTAAGGGCGTTCCAACAGGTTGGAGACTGACCATAAGAGAAGTCCTCACCTATGGTGGTGCAGGCTTTATCGTTCCTGTTGCAGGCGCTATCAGTCTGATGCCGGGGACTGGATCAAATCCTGCCTTTAAGCGTGTGGATGTTGATGTGGAAACAGGTAAAGTACAGGGTGTATTCTAAATTAAGTTGATCGTGTAAAGAAAATAGCATGAAATAGAAGAAAATGGCGTTCAATCCAAGCTGGATTGAACGCCATTTTTATTTTTATATTAAAGAATTTATAACTTATTGAAATCAGATGTTTTTCATATCTTGTTGTGGCAGGTTAATCTGCCATGGCAGTTATTATGAATTCTGCATTTCACAGGCCATAATGGTATGTTTGCAAAGTACTGATGTGGTGACTGATCCTACTCCCGCCGGAACAGGAGAAATTTTTTCAACAATAGGTTCAGCGTCTGCAAAATTAACATCGCCACAGTATTTTCCAGGATTGTCAGGATCGGCATTTATGCCGACATCAATCACAATCTGGCCCGGTTTGACAAAGTCGGCTGTTACCATTTTTGCCCGTCCTACAGCAGCAACCAGAATGTCAGCATCTTTGCAGACATCAGGTAGGTTTTCCGTTCTTGAATGACAGATGGTTACTGTGCCGTGTTCCCTTAATAGCAGCATGGCCATGGGCTTTCCAACCACAAGAGATCGACCAAGGACTACGCATTTTTTGCCTTTGATAGGGATATCATAAAAATGAAGCATTTCCATACAGGCTGTTGGAGTGCAGGGGGGGAATCCTGTGGCATCATCTGTAAAAACTTTTGCGGCACCCCCGACTGTAAGGCAGTCCACATCCTTTTCTACAGGGATGAGAGATCTGATCTTCCTTTCATCAAGGCTTTTTGGAAGTGGAGAAAACATCAGTATTCCATTGACATCTTTTTTCGCACCAATTTCTGTTACAGCTTTTTCAAAAGAGGCCTGATCAATATCTTCAGGGTATTCAAATACCTCGGAATCCATTCCAACAATTTGACATGTTTTTTTTGCTCCACCTTCGTAAAACAGATCATCCGGACGGGCACCCACTCTTATAATTCCAAGTTTAGGTGTAATCCCTTTTTCTTTAAGAGACGCCACTTTTTCTGTAAGCTCAGCTTTGATTGCGTCCGCTACTGGTTTTCCTTTTAGACTTTCCGCCATTTTTTACTTCTCCCTATTTCGTTAATTTGGAAACCACAAGGTCAAAGGTTTCATCAGCAATTTTTGATCCGTCTTTGAGAAGTTGATTCATCTCTTCGCGGGTTTCTTTAACAAATGTCTGATCTTTTATTGCGTTTAAGTTAATAATTACGTTGAGGCTTCCTGAAACCAGGGCAGCTTTCATAAACGCAACACCGCAGCCTACATCAGAGATGGCGATCATGGTTCCAATCTGACCCATTCTTTCATGGATTTTTATGCCTTGATAGGCTTTTCTCATGATTTCCATGGGAACGGAACAGGCTGTCTTACAACAGTCTTCCATTGTTTTTTCTTTGTATTCGATCTCTTCGGGAGTTGATCTTGGCAGTCCATAAGCCTTGGAAAGCGGCTCAAATACTTCAGCATCCTTGTCAACAAGGGTTTCCAGTTCGGCAATAACTTTTGCACCGTTTTCAATCAATTCTTTTACTTCGTCTTCCACGTCAGCATATTTTTTTTTACCAACAGTAAGATTTCCAACCATGTTGGAAAGTGCCATACCAATAGCACCTCCCATTGCAGCGGCTCCGCCACCGCCTGGAACAGCTGCTTTTGATGCCAAAACATCGTTGAAATCTTTACATGATTTATCCAGCATAGACATTTTTCTGGTTCTCCTTTATATTTTATTGATGATAAGTTACTTTTTTA belongs to Desulfobacula toluolica Tol2 and includes:
- a CDS encoding acetyl-CoA decarbonylase/synthase complex subunit delta — its product is MGFEITKESYAGSIKGITIGKGDNTLTVGGQTSYPFYQFEGDMPNKPVIAMEIWDITPEDWPEAALAPFKDVVSDTAAWAKKCVEEYGAQAIVLQLKSTDPNDKDASADDAAATVKNVLAAINVPLIIWGCAVPAKDEEVLKKISEVCEGENLIIGPVEEKNHKGIGAAAMGYGHTIISSSPIDVNLAKQVNILLENLGMSLDKVIVDPTTGGLGYGLEYSYSVMERLTQAAMTQGDDKLQNPMINNLGNEVWKCKEAKQTVADAPELGDPERRAILMEAVGAVSYLLAGSSILIMRHPESIKLAKSFIDLISDGGSAMDVAPITKRLDDVEIDFAAMSPEADLTIEEEKKAAPAKKAAPAKKEAPKAAAAPAPKAAAPKAETAAAPKEAAAEPAIDPAAEAKAKAEADAKAKADLEAKAKADAEAKAKAEEAAKAKAEAEAKAKIEAEKKAEKDAVNKREAEEQAIREKRAAEREKAAAARATAPKTTVSMTAAVIQMTQLDRIMESLNRTHRR
- a CDS encoding formate--tetrahydrofolate ligase; protein product: MALDPTKHLDWEIAEDAEKTMLKISEIGEKLGLTKEELLPQGHYIAKIDFQKVLERLKDKPDGKYIDVTAITPTPLGEGKSTSSMGLVQGLGKLGKNVCAAIRQPSGGPTMNIKGSAAGGGLAQCIPLTPFSLGFTGDINAIMNAHNLAMVALTSRLQHERNYTDEQLERLSGMKRIDIDPTKVEMGWIMDFCCQALRNIIIGIDGVNGKSDGFMMKSKFGIAVSSEVMAILAMANDLKDMRERMGKIVVAYTKKGKPVTTEDLQVAGAMTAWMVEALKPSLMQTLEGQPVIVHAGPFANIAIGQSSILADKVGLKLADYHVTESGFGADIGFEKFWNLKCRYSGLKPDCAVVVATIRALKCHGGAPVPVPGKPMPEEYSTENVEWVAKGCANLIHHIRNVRKAGISPVVCINAFYTDTDAEIAKVRELSEAEGARVALSRHWEQGGDGAIEFAETVIEACEEKTEFKFLYELDMPIKERIELIAKEVYGADGVDYSAEAEQSLARIQADPELAGLGMCMVKTHLSLSDNPTLKGVPTGWRLTIREVLTYGGAGFIVPVAGAISLMPGTGSNPAFKRVDVDVETGKVQGVF
- a CDS encoding bifunctional 5,10-methylenetetrahydrofolate dehydrogenase/5,10-methenyltetrahydrofolate cyclohydrolase, whose amino-acid sequence is MAESLKGKPVADAIKAELTEKVASLKEKGITPKLGIIRVGARPDDLFYEGGAKKTCQIVGMDSEVFEYPEDIDQASFEKAVTEIGAKKDVNGILMFSPLPKSLDERKIRSLIPVEKDVDCLTVGGAAKVFTDDATGFPPCTPTACMEMLHFYDIPIKGKKCVVLGRSLVVGKPMAMLLLREHGTVTICHSRTENLPDVCKDADILVAAVGRAKMVTADFVKPGQIVIDVGINADPDNPGKYCGDVNFADAEPIVEKISPVPAGVGSVTTSVLCKHTIMACEMQNS
- a CDS encoding cyclodeaminase/cyclohydrolase family protein: MSMLDKSCKDFNDVLASKAAVPGGGGAAAMGGAIGMALSNMVGNLTVGKKKYADVEDEVKELIENGAKVIAELETLVDKDAEVFEPLSKAYGLPRSTPEEIEYKEKTMEDCCKTACSVPMEIMRKAYQGIKIHERMGQIGTMIAISDVGCGVAFMKAALVSGSLNVIINLNAIKDQTFVKETREEMNQLLKDGSKIADETFDLVVSKLTK